From the Maioricimonas rarisocia genome, one window contains:
- a CDS encoding sulfatase family protein, protein MSLRHLFALFAVLLMWTGAAQATPPNIVLIISDDQAWTDYGFMGHPQIQTPRLDRLARESLTFTRGYVPDSLCRPSLTTIVTGLYPHQHGIVGNDPPPPADLAGKPKRQQFRDPRYLQIRNEYINHIDRAPKLAEILHNELGYLSHQSGKWWEGHYSRGGFTHGMTHGDRTRGGRHGDEGLTIGRQGMKPVEEFIDMAIDEEKPFFVYYAPFLPHTPHNPPERLLAKYRDKTDSLPLAKYWAMCEWFDETCGQLLDYVDAKGVADNTIVVYVTDNGWINLTERSAYAPKSKRSQYDGGTRTPIMIRWPGKVEPRMDIENLASSIDIVPTLLEAVGLEPTDRMEGINLLNNTAVADRDAIFGEIFEHDIQHMTDPAASLRFRWVIEGDWKLIVPHEGREPNAPIELYNLDEDPHETENEAAEYPELVAKLRERLDAWWSPGE, encoded by the coding sequence ATGTCGCTCCGTCACCTGTTTGCCCTCTTTGCCGTACTCCTGATGTGGACCGGTGCCGCCCAGGCCACTCCGCCGAACATCGTGCTGATCATCTCGGATGATCAGGCATGGACCGACTACGGGTTCATGGGGCACCCGCAGATTCAGACGCCGCGGCTGGACCGGCTGGCACGCGAGTCACTGACGTTCACCCGGGGGTACGTGCCGGACAGTCTGTGCCGGCCGTCGCTGACGACGATCGTAACGGGGCTGTATCCGCATCAGCACGGGATCGTGGGGAACGATCCGCCGCCGCCCGCAGACCTGGCAGGAAAGCCGAAGCGGCAGCAGTTCCGCGATCCCCGGTACCTGCAGATCCGCAACGAGTACATCAACCACATTGACCGGGCTCCGAAGCTGGCGGAGATCCTGCACAACGAACTGGGGTATCTGTCGCATCAGTCGGGCAAGTGGTGGGAAGGGCATTACAGCCGGGGCGGCTTCACCCACGGAATGACGCACGGGGACCGGACGCGGGGAGGCCGGCACGGCGACGAGGGACTGACGATCGGCCGGCAGGGGATGAAGCCGGTCGAGGAGTTCATCGACATGGCGATTGACGAGGAGAAACCGTTCTTCGTCTATTACGCCCCGTTCCTGCCGCATACGCCGCACAACCCGCCCGAGCGTCTGCTGGCGAAGTACCGGGACAAGACCGACTCGCTTCCGCTCGCGAAGTACTGGGCGATGTGCGAGTGGTTCGACGAGACCTGCGGGCAACTGCTGGACTACGTCGACGCCAAGGGGGTCGCCGACAACACGATCGTGGTCTACGTGACGGACAACGGCTGGATCAATCTGACGGAACGGAGTGCGTACGCACCGAAGTCGAAGCGGTCGCAGTACGACGGCGGAACACGGACGCCGATCATGATCCGCTGGCCGGGCAAGGTCGAGCCGCGGATGGACATCGAGAATCTGGCCAGCTCCATCGACATCGTGCCGACGCTGCTGGAGGCGGTCGGGCTGGAACCGACGGACCGGATGGAGGGGATCAACCTTCTCAACAATACGGCCGTGGCTGATCGGGACGCGATCTTCGGCGAGATCTTCGAGCACGATATTCAGCACATGACCGATCCGGCGGCGAGCCTGCGGTTCCGGTGGGTGATCGAGGGTGACTGGAAGCTGATCGTGCCGCATGAAGGCCGGGAGCCGAACGCTCCGATCGAGCTGTACAATCTCGATGAGGATCCGCACGAGACCGAGAACGAGGCTGCGGAGTATCCGGAGCTGGTGGCGAAGCTGAGGGAGCGTCTGGATGCGTGGTGGTCGCCCGGGGAGTGA
- a CDS encoding potassium channel family protein encodes MESVLLILGVIVVALALVDALITTVTLSGAGWLSALIASTLGRIALRGPRKIAENASILALCGSAVVWLILIWGGWTLIFCGAPEAVQEGKTSAPASFMGRLYFAGYCVTTLGLGDLEPGKGPWRIATVLAAASGFVLLTLCVTYTYSLLSALNGRRALGMSVGNLGRSAEEIVLLAREGGRESLASRLQTLTAQIETAAIQTDTYPVLDYSHVADAGRSFATGIVRLGEASLLFRYAVQGDAELPEAVWKPLLRAVDLIILDHQVGNAEEAQGVPDPDFAFLASEGVNLRPEASEAFQQREVRELRQRWGAWLEWHNHQWPVHKGSG; translated from the coding sequence ATGGAAAGTGTGCTTCTGATTCTCGGCGTCATCGTGGTCGCACTGGCCCTCGTCGATGCGCTGATCACGACCGTCACGCTCAGCGGTGCCGGCTGGCTCTCGGCACTGATCGCCTCGACCCTGGGACGGATCGCGCTTCGCGGCCCGCGGAAGATTGCCGAGAACGCATCGATTCTGGCCCTCTGCGGCTCGGCCGTCGTGTGGCTGATCCTGATCTGGGGAGGCTGGACGCTGATCTTCTGCGGGGCTCCCGAGGCTGTGCAGGAGGGTAAGACATCGGCACCTGCCAGCTTCATGGGGCGGCTGTACTTTGCCGGTTATTGCGTCACGACACTCGGGTTGGGCGACCTCGAACCGGGAAAGGGGCCCTGGCGGATCGCGACAGTTCTTGCGGCAGCGAGCGGCTTCGTGCTGCTCACATTGTGTGTGACCTATACCTACTCGCTGCTCAGTGCGCTGAACGGCCGGCGGGCACTCGGGATGTCGGTGGGAAACCTCGGCCGCTCTGCGGAGGAGATCGTGCTGCTGGCCCGGGAGGGGGGGCGCGAATCCCTCGCGTCGCGACTACAGACCCTGACCGCCCAGATCGAAACCGCTGCCATCCAGACCGACACCTACCCCGTCCTCGACTATTCGCACGTTGCGGATGCCGGCCGTTCGTTCGCGACCGGCATCGTCCGACTGGGAGAGGCCTCGCTGCTCTTCCGGTACGCCGTCCAGGGCGACGCGGAGCTGCCGGAGGCAGTCTGGAAGCCGCTGCTGCGTGCAGTGGATCTGATCATCCTCGATCACCAGGTGGGGAACGCAGAGGAGGCGCAGGGGGTCCCCGATCCTGACTTTGCGTTTCTCGCTTCTGAGGGTGTCAACCTGCGGCCGGAAGCGTCGGAGGCGTTTCAGCAGCGAGAGGTCCGGGAGCTTCGGCAGCGCTGGGGCGCGTGGCTGGAATGGCACAATCACCAGTGGCCGGTGCACAAGGGGAGTGGCTGA
- a CDS encoding SUMF1/EgtB/PvdO family nonheme iron enzyme, with protein MRLQRPESRADSSCRNRTGVTRTEVAVAVLVLLALVGMSFPWLLEAREISRQNTCATRMSNLTRALVDYEQRTGHFPPAAKWSTSSMRSLALHESRRWDLFIEANWAIELLPGVGRDDLHDQFDDSTSVGADENRPLREAFLPEMTCPSDEFNHEENMFVYEPVQGLVREFARGNYAINAGTHSFYTSEGSTKTPTGDHARLHMDGDQREFQYWGNGIAGFNKTFRSDELVNGTSTLVAFNEIRAGIDPIDIRGCWALGHIAASATWGHGINGDAYCPNPRRARSDDIQGGPALNEKYGSEQLIEMGMPCVSYIDKNQNAASRSRHPGGVNTAFLDGSVRFVSNHIDPSVWHYLHSRETPRNAFHREVTELVDWPGSTTEAAPPRTGGKTVSAKRLTNSLGMEFARIPAGEFVMGVPDLRNDHDTPPETPPHPVRITDDYLLGTTEVTLGQYQSVMAPLKPVPEGQNDIPVVDVTWFEAATFCKRLSALPSEKAAGRRYRLPTEAEWEYACREATSEPYDWPVNRAEHDHSGDAAGIEPPLPLTPVSSYSPNGLGLYDMRGNAWEWCADWFDRDYYTRSRLESPAGPDFGYARVIRGGDWIYVGEGCFINYPVLAPWKSSPYVGFRVVCVPAGAD; from the coding sequence ATGCGATTGCAAAGACCTGAATCAAGGGCCGATTCCAGTTGCCGTAATCGCACCGGCGTCACACGGACGGAGGTGGCGGTCGCGGTCCTCGTCCTGCTGGCTCTGGTGGGAATGTCGTTCCCGTGGTTGCTGGAGGCCCGGGAGATTTCGAGGCAAAACACCTGCGCCACCCGGATGAGCAATCTGACGAGGGCTCTGGTCGACTACGAGCAGCGAACGGGACATTTCCCGCCGGCGGCGAAGTGGAGCACCTCATCCATGCGCAGCCTGGCCCTTCACGAATCACGGCGGTGGGATCTGTTTATCGAAGCCAACTGGGCCATCGAGTTGCTGCCCGGAGTGGGTCGAGATGATCTGCACGACCAGTTTGACGACAGCACGTCGGTCGGTGCAGACGAGAACCGGCCTCTCCGGGAGGCGTTTCTCCCCGAGATGACATGTCCATCGGACGAGTTCAATCACGAGGAGAACATGTTCGTGTACGAACCGGTCCAGGGGCTGGTCCGGGAATTCGCCCGCGGGAACTACGCGATCAACGCCGGAACACATTCGTTCTACACCAGCGAGGGAAGCACGAAAACGCCCACCGGAGACCACGCCCGGCTGCACATGGACGGGGACCAGAGGGAGTTCCAGTACTGGGGAAACGGGATCGCGGGTTTCAACAAGACGTTTCGGAGCGACGAACTCGTCAACGGCACGTCCACTCTGGTCGCCTTCAACGAGATTCGTGCGGGCATCGACCCTATCGACATCCGTGGCTGCTGGGCACTGGGTCACATTGCCGCCAGCGCGACGTGGGGGCACGGAATCAACGGCGACGCGTATTGCCCGAACCCTCGCCGGGCCCGCTCCGACGACATCCAGGGGGGGCCGGCTCTCAATGAGAAGTACGGCTCTGAGCAACTCATCGAAATGGGGATGCCGTGCGTCTCCTATATCGACAAGAATCAGAACGCCGCTTCGCGGAGCCGGCACCCGGGCGGGGTTAACACGGCGTTTCTCGATGGATCCGTGCGGTTCGTGTCGAATCACATTGATCCGTCGGTGTGGCACTATCTGCATTCCCGAGAGACACCCCGGAACGCATTTCACCGGGAGGTGACCGAACTGGTCGACTGGCCCGGTTCGACGACCGAGGCTGCTCCGCCGCGAACTGGCGGGAAAACGGTCAGCGCAAAGCGACTTACGAATTCGCTGGGGATGGAATTCGCGAGGATTCCTGCAGGTGAGTTCGTGATGGGTGTGCCGGACCTGAGGAACGATCACGACACTCCTCCGGAGACGCCGCCGCACCCGGTTCGGATTACGGACGACTACCTGCTTGGTACGACAGAAGTCACGCTGGGACAGTATCAGTCCGTCATGGCACCGCTGAAGCCGGTGCCGGAGGGACAGAATGACATTCCGGTTGTTGACGTGACCTGGTTCGAAGCCGCGACGTTCTGCAAGCGGCTCTCGGCCCTTCCGTCAGAGAAAGCGGCCGGTCGGCGATACCGGCTCCCCACGGAAGCGGAATGGGAGTACGCCTGTCGCGAAGCGACCTCTGAACCGTACGACTGGCCCGTGAACCGGGCGGAGCATGATCACTCGGGAGACGCGGCGGGAATCGAACCTCCACTGCCACTCACGCCGGTCAGCAGCTATTCGCCCAACGGGCTGGGGCTGTATGACATGCGGGGGAACGCATGGGAATGGTGCGCGGACTGGTTCGATCGGGACTACTACACTCGCTCGCGACTGGAGTCCCCGGCCGGTCCGGACTTCGGGTATGCCCGAGTCATTCGCGGGGGAGACTGGATTTACGTGGGGGAGGGGTGCTTTATCAACTATCCGGTACTGGCCCCATGGAAGTCGTCTCCGTATGTGGGGTTCCGGGTGGTTTGTGTACCGGCGGGTGCAGACTGA
- a CDS encoding EF-hand domain-containing protein has product MFTVRSRLVLAMAWLGISACGLRGPALAQEDSDVTSTSDRFAACDMNADGVVTLPELKEQHPEERHPALERDYRVVDWDQNGQLSREEYFAIPGMRPGEERTGVPDPIAEMCAERIEFIRQQWDAWDRNGDNVLDEAETESAGLNSIVPGATDVEYETWDRDGERGISQEEAVNLLEVAYGVRSWAGMLLRRDNGHVFNSMGFRYQDADRDGVIGSEDTQVRRKMDAEAAGELIARFDRDEDGTLDAEEAWGISREDILSRFLDADMDLNGLLSEAELLEAAPDYRRGIAAFVFPGFDRDRDGELNFMEYRSCPLANYDEAWHEARHRRQDLDDDGQLSFEEFTWGRELESCAVRAFLFERLDTNGDERLDLTEFEFHVIPGRVPVHVAFVYRDQNRDGALSLQELLNGEAEEKQPRLARDFGVVDWNGDESLSEDEYRAITSLVSLEQRAAIPDPVVELADESLAQIRQQWSGWDVDGNGTLEEAEFGESGLGDAISGLEGVEFRDWDLDDEGELTQDEVVRVVEAAFGVRRMDGLSLREPTGRVFSWMAFRWQDVDGDDAISVEEMTEKRKLDRDTAEAEIAKFDQNGDGRLSPEEAWQVLHFDPLAMFMRADTDLDGKLSREELLASTPGYQQLVATFVLPAFDSDGDGLLSFREFRLCPIANFHEAWHEQRRDSDDDGFLSPADFSWGRTIDGAAMVAFMFHSLDTSGDGQLDLDEWHFHTSFRDPERDFQAADANDDGVLTLDEFISPERDAAVERRDFAVFDADGDGALTEREYRSIPSRTALSQRIAAPDPVGELAERMVTQLEQTFAAAESDGDGRLTGEEFRNGRLTRDVPGLQLSGYRDWNLNQDDGVTFDEIQRVVYAAYGIWRLDGLPYREPSGVIHNSMNFRFADEDGDDRVSREEYLERGFGGTTAEEKFASADANGDSMLDFAEWSAAPHWIVDPVAQFLKYDTDLSGGLSHEEIMAGTPEWQHLMTERYLAAFDDDGDDVLSLTEYRRVPMANMLASWHSRRTDRDGDGHLSFSEFHDLEGVELVSLAQEYFRRLDSDGDGKLALRDLDFYIDPARVPATIAFEYSDANGDHALVLDELLVNYKGRTDRGAQSMIGRIEEAFLAADAGGDQKLSREEFGKYREIMNGSHRRGAGAAGAQVAGVAEGDSAEADFRFWLLITFNVLLVAGVGWYAIAKT; this is encoded by the coding sequence ATGTTCACCGTTCGAAGTCGTCTGGTCCTCGCCATGGCGTGGCTCGGTATTTCGGCGTGTGGCCTTCGGGGTCCCGCCCTGGCGCAGGAGGACAGCGACGTCACCTCCACCAGCGACAGATTCGCGGCATGTGACATGAACGCTGACGGCGTCGTCACCCTGCCGGAACTGAAGGAGCAGCATCCGGAGGAGCGTCACCCGGCACTCGAGCGGGATTATCGGGTCGTTGACTGGGATCAGAACGGTCAACTGTCCCGCGAGGAGTACTTTGCGATTCCGGGGATGCGGCCGGGCGAAGAACGGACGGGCGTTCCCGATCCGATCGCCGAGATGTGTGCTGAACGGATCGAGTTCATCCGGCAGCAGTGGGACGCCTGGGACCGCAACGGCGACAACGTGCTGGATGAAGCCGAAACGGAATCTGCCGGGCTGAACTCGATCGTGCCGGGCGCGACGGACGTTGAATATGAAACGTGGGACCGCGACGGCGAGCGGGGCATCTCGCAGGAGGAAGCGGTGAATTTGCTCGAGGTCGCGTATGGAGTTCGATCATGGGCGGGAATGCTGCTGCGGAGGGACAATGGGCACGTGTTCAATTCGATGGGCTTTCGGTATCAGGATGCCGACAGGGACGGCGTGATCGGTTCGGAAGACACGCAGGTCCGGCGCAAGATGGACGCAGAGGCGGCCGGCGAACTGATCGCACGGTTTGACAGGGATGAGGACGGCACACTGGATGCCGAAGAGGCGTGGGGGATCAGCAGGGAGGACATCCTGAGTCGGTTTCTGGATGCCGACATGGATCTGAACGGTTTGCTGTCGGAGGCCGAGCTCCTGGAAGCGGCCCCGGACTATCGGCGGGGCATCGCCGCCTTCGTCTTTCCCGGATTCGACCGTGACAGGGACGGCGAGTTGAACTTCATGGAGTACCGTTCGTGTCCACTTGCCAACTACGACGAAGCCTGGCATGAAGCACGTCACCGGCGTCAGGATCTCGATGATGACGGACAGTTGTCTTTCGAAGAATTCACCTGGGGCCGGGAACTGGAATCGTGTGCAGTTCGGGCGTTTCTCTTCGAGCGTCTTGATACCAACGGTGACGAGCGTCTCGATCTGACGGAGTTCGAGTTTCACGTGATTCCCGGACGGGTGCCGGTCCACGTCGCGTTTGTCTACCGGGACCAGAATCGGGACGGCGCACTGTCGCTGCAAGAACTGCTGAACGGTGAGGCTGAAGAAAAACAGCCACGGCTTGCCCGCGACTTCGGCGTTGTCGACTGGAACGGCGACGAAAGCCTTTCGGAAGACGAGTATCGTGCAATCACCTCGCTGGTGTCATTGGAGCAGCGGGCCGCAATCCCCGATCCGGTTGTTGAGCTGGCTGACGAGTCTCTGGCTCAGATCCGGCAGCAGTGGTCTGGCTGGGACGTGGACGGCAACGGAACGCTCGAGGAAGCGGAGTTTGGAGAGTCCGGACTGGGCGATGCGATTTCGGGGCTGGAGGGAGTCGAATTCAGAGACTGGGATCTGGATGATGAAGGAGAACTGACGCAGGACGAAGTGGTGCGTGTCGTTGAAGCGGCCTTCGGAGTTCGTCGGATGGATGGCCTGTCGCTGCGCGAGCCGACCGGCCGGGTCTTCAGCTGGATGGCATTTCGCTGGCAGGACGTGGATGGAGACGATGCGATTTCGGTTGAGGAGATGACGGAGAAGCGGAAACTCGACCGCGACACGGCTGAAGCGGAAATTGCAAAGTTCGACCAGAATGGTGACGGAAGACTTTCCCCCGAAGAAGCGTGGCAGGTTCTGCACTTCGACCCGCTGGCCATGTTCATGAGAGCCGACACTGATCTGGACGGCAAACTGTCCAGGGAGGAGCTGCTGGCATCGACACCGGGCTACCAGCAGCTGGTGGCAACGTTCGTTTTGCCGGCGTTCGACTCCGATGGAGACGGCCTGTTGAGCTTCCGGGAATTTCGCCTCTGTCCGATCGCCAATTTTCACGAAGCGTGGCACGAACAGCGACGGGACTCTGACGATGACGGCTTTCTGTCGCCGGCTGATTTCAGCTGGGGGAGAACAATCGACGGCGCAGCGATGGTCGCGTTCATGTTTCACAGTCTCGACACGTCGGGGGACGGTCAGCTCGACCTCGATGAGTGGCATTTCCATACGTCTTTCCGCGATCCGGAGCGGGATTTCCAGGCGGCGGATGCGAACGACGACGGTGTGCTGACACTGGACGAGTTCATTTCGCCAGAACGGGACGCCGCGGTGGAACGCAGAGATTTTGCAGTTTTCGACGCAGACGGTGACGGTGCGCTGACCGAGCGCGAGTATCGGAGCATCCCCTCGCGAACGGCACTTTCGCAGCGGATCGCGGCTCCGGATCCCGTCGGCGAACTGGCAGAGAGGATGGTTACGCAACTCGAGCAGACGTTTGCAGCAGCGGAAAGTGACGGAGACGGCCGGCTCACGGGAGAGGAGTTTCGAAACGGAAGGCTGACCCGGGACGTCCCCGGGCTGCAGTTGAGCGGGTACCGGGACTGGAATCTGAACCAGGACGACGGCGTCACATTCGATGAAATTCAACGGGTCGTCTACGCCGCATACGGGATCTGGCGCCTGGACGGTTTGCCGTACCGCGAGCCATCGGGGGTGATTCACAACTCCATGAACTTCCGGTTCGCCGACGAAGATGGTGACGACCGGGTCAGTCGCGAGGAGTACCTCGAACGGGGCTTCGGCGGCACGACGGCCGAGGAGAAGTTCGCGAGTGCGGACGCGAATGGAGATTCGATGCTGGATTTCGCGGAGTGGAGTGCTGCGCCGCACTGGATTGTCGATCCGGTGGCGCAGTTTCTGAAGTACGACACGGATCTGAGCGGTGGGCTGTCGCACGAGGAAATCATGGCGGGCACGCCGGAGTGGCAGCATCTGATGACAGAACGTTACCTGGCCGCCTTCGACGACGACGGGGACGATGTGCTGTCGCTGACGGAGTATCGACGCGTCCCGATGGCCAATATGCTGGCTTCGTGGCACAGCAGGCGGACGGATCGGGACGGAGACGGCCACCTGTCGTTCAGCGAGTTCCATGATCTGGAAGGAGTCGAACTGGTATCGCTTGCGCAAGAGTATTTCCGGCGTCTGGACAGCGATGGCGACGGCAAGCTGGCTCTACGCGACCTTGACTTTTACATCGACCCGGCCAGAGTCCCCGCCACTATCGCCTTCGAATACAGCGACGCCAATGGCGACCATGCTCTGGTTCTCGATGAACTGCTTGTTAACTACAAGGGGCGCACCGACCGTGGTGCGCAGTCGATGATTGGTCGGATTGAGGAAGCGTTTCTGGCAGCCGACGCCGGGGGGGACCAGAAGCTTTCGCGGGAGGAATTCGGCAAGTACCGCGAGATCATGAATGGTTCCCATCGCAGGGGGGCAGGCGCTGCCGGCGCCCAGGTCGCGGGTGTTGCTGAGGGCGACTCGGCGGAGGCCGATTTCCGGTTCTGGCTGCTGATCACATTCAATGTTCTGCTCGTTGCCGGAGTTGGCTGGTATGCGATTGCAAAGACCTGA
- a CDS encoding glycosyltransferase family 39 protein encodes MRLLRLGEVHYWFDETFSIRMAGFPLAEMVVRCSEDTHPPLFFWCLQGWLALFDADEWWTRLFSTLWSLGAVVCAFGFTYEGLRQTQERPASGGAALLGATLAGLGIALSPIHISWSQQVRMYAPVTCLALLSTWLLWRAIRQPESWSRWFWFTVVEIAGLYTHVTMLFVVAAHVLALATVLLQRRRVWASAGRLARPALLAMAAVGLASLPWMLVVHAQHRRVQDDFWIKPFDLDLLGEAFVKCFVVYQRPVSDPVVGLWIAQGLLVILVVVAMGRRPFDLLIACAAGLPFIALIGVSLLGENIVNGRYFIAGHSLACVAVATFVARLPKWLLRVPLAAVVVSGLGYFAWDYHAWRATAADGTGIPGMLETWREHRRADEPLVFSNPMFYTTACVYAGGPSGMKIFGAEADYPFFVGTALTSDDEYLSAARIDMSDWETVWVCDYGRRERFLMPVQLGNLWQLATEISLNDYSGTFFLRRYDRQRHPERDISKHHIANERSSQ; translated from the coding sequence GTGCGGCTGCTACGACTGGGAGAGGTGCATTACTGGTTCGACGAGACGTTCAGTATCCGAATGGCCGGGTTTCCGCTGGCGGAGATGGTGGTCCGGTGTTCCGAGGACACTCATCCGCCGCTGTTCTTCTGGTGTCTTCAGGGCTGGCTGGCACTGTTTGATGCGGATGAGTGGTGGACGCGACTGTTCTCGACGCTGTGGAGTCTGGGAGCCGTCGTCTGCGCGTTCGGGTTCACATACGAGGGCCTGCGGCAGACACAGGAGCGGCCCGCGAGTGGTGGCGCAGCATTGCTGGGGGCGACGCTGGCGGGCCTGGGGATCGCGTTGAGTCCGATCCACATCAGCTGGTCCCAGCAGGTACGGATGTACGCGCCGGTGACGTGTCTGGCTCTGCTCAGCACGTGGCTACTATGGCGTGCGATCCGGCAACCGGAGAGCTGGTCCCGATGGTTCTGGTTCACCGTCGTGGAGATCGCCGGGCTGTACACCCACGTGACGATGCTGTTCGTTGTTGCCGCCCACGTACTGGCTCTGGCAACGGTGCTGCTTCAGCGACGGCGAGTCTGGGCATCTGCAGGGCGGCTCGCTCGGCCCGCGCTGCTGGCGATGGCCGCAGTGGGACTGGCGAGTCTGCCATGGATGCTGGTGGTCCATGCGCAGCACAGGCGGGTACAGGACGATTTCTGGATCAAGCCGTTCGACCTGGACCTGCTCGGGGAGGCATTCGTGAAGTGCTTCGTGGTGTACCAGCGGCCGGTCTCCGATCCTGTCGTGGGGTTGTGGATCGCTCAGGGACTGCTGGTCATCCTGGTGGTGGTGGCCATGGGGCGGCGGCCATTCGATCTGCTAATCGCCTGCGCGGCCGGGCTGCCGTTCATCGCGCTCATCGGCGTATCGCTTCTCGGAGAGAACATCGTCAACGGGCGGTACTTCATCGCCGGCCATTCACTGGCGTGCGTCGCGGTTGCGACATTTGTTGCCCGGCTTCCGAAGTGGTTGCTGAGGGTTCCTCTGGCGGCTGTCGTCGTTAGCGGCCTGGGGTATTTCGCCTGGGACTATCACGCCTGGCGCGCGACGGCCGCCGACGGGACTGGTATTCCCGGGATGCTCGAGACGTGGCGAGAGCATCGTCGAGCCGACGAACCGCTGGTGTTCTCGAATCCGATGTTCTACACGACGGCGTGCGTGTATGCGGGGGGCCCATCCGGAATGAAGATCTTCGGAGCCGAGGCCGACTATCCGTTTTTCGTCGGCACGGCACTGACGTCGGACGACGAGTATCTCTCTGCCGCCAGGATCGACATGTCTGACTGGGAGACGGTCTGGGTGTGTGACTACGGGCGGCGGGAACGATTTCTCATGCCGGTTCAGCTGGGGAACCTGTGGCAACTGGCGACCGAGATCTCGCTGAACGATTACTCGGGGACGTTCTTTCTGAGGCGATATGACAGGCAACGTCACCCGGAGCGCGACATCTCAAAGCATCACATTGCCAACGAGCGATCATCGCAGTGA